In the genome of Oncorhynchus masou masou isolate Uvic2021 chromosome 26, UVic_Omas_1.1, whole genome shotgun sequence, one region contains:
- the LOC135514922 gene encoding protein ADM2-like has product MRSLLPVTVYCISLLSLQQLLALPVADRLERNRLELLKKLHALSEEEIFTPETGTELASPTDSSPSSDLQPSIRSPKWLPGYLRRDTPPTVMNTAHLEPLVRVRLEEGLEPQRTGSRGRRQAQSGSRGGHHHPQLMRVGCALGTCQVQNLSHRLYQLIGQSGREDSSPINPRSPHSYG; this is encoded by the exons ATGCGTTCGCTTCTGCCGGTTACTGTGTATTGCATCAGCCTACTCTCCCTCCAGCAGCTCCTGGCTCTCCCGGTCGCAGACCGTCTGGAGAGAAACAG GTTGGAGCTGCTTAAGAAGCTTCATGCGCTGAGCGAGGAGGAGATCTTCACTCCAGAAACTGGCACCGAACTCGCCAGCCCAACAGACTCCAGCCCTTCATCAGATCTCCAGCCATCCATCAGATCTCCAAAATGGCTGCCTGGCTACCTCCGCAGAGACACCCCACCCACTGTCATGAACACAGCCCATCTTGAACCTCTGGTACGTGTGAGGCTTGAGGAGGGCTTGGAGCCCCAACGGACAGGGTCAAGAGGTCGTCGCCAGGCCCAATCAGGGTCCCGGGGGggtcaccaccacccccagctgATGAGAGTGGGGTGCGCCCTGGGAACCTGCCAGGTTCAGAACCTCAGCCACCGGCTCTATCAGCTGATTGGCCAGAGTGGACGGGAAGACTCCTCCCCCATTAACCCCCGGAGTCCACATAGTTACGGATGA